The Medicago truncatula cultivar Jemalong A17 chromosome 7, MtrunA17r5.0-ANR, whole genome shotgun sequence genome includes the window TTATGCAATCTTTTGAGCTTGATTCTTGATTCAGCTTGTATTTTGTTGTGTACTGAGTGATGATCAAAGGATGTAAGTTGTTGCCCTTAAGCTGTAAAGGACAATCGAAATCAAAATGCTAAACAATGTAAATCATAAAAGTTGTTTTGTAAGGTTTCTCCACCAGTTTTCCCAAACCAAATAGGtatatttatatgtatatagTTACTGTGGCAGAATACCTTAGTTTAATAGATAAGAGGCTAATATGTGGAAAACGTATGCTTCTTGTCTTTTCTACGAGTGTTGTTGGAATCTGAGAGAGTGCATTAGACGGAAGTAAAGGCGTTAGTCCTCGAAGATATTGGTCTGGTTGGGTGGAATTTAAGTCACGGCATCTTTCCCTTTCCTTACGGCCTTGGAGAGTTTTTAGGAGCTTAGGCTTTGTTTTAGGCTTCCTGtcattggttttatttttctgctCCTATATTGTAGGCGCTGTTAGGTTGTTTGGGTTTGCCTGTGCACTTAATTCCTTGTAAGGGCATTGCCTATGCCACTGTTGTTTCTTCTAGCCACTTGCACATCTTGTGCCTGGCTTTTAATTGAATAtgctatttcaaaaaaaaaaaaaaaaagaggctaATATGTGAGGAGGATTGGTAAAGAGAGGATAAGACTATCTTTTGATTTCAATCAGAGTGCAGCCAGTAGCAATAATATAAGTTACTTTAGAACTATTTGAGGTGTGTTTAGAAATACTATGGCAAGTTGAAGAAGTATATCTATAAAGATCCATGTTACTGGGGGTTTGTAATCTCTTTacaagatgaaaataatttgatccATTGGATTGTATCAAATTGTTTCTTTACAGTTTATCTAAATTGTGAAATTGTGCTGACTCTTTAATTGtcaaattttttctttatagtTTACCAAGATGGCTGGAGTATTAGGATATAGTGGCCTGGCGCCTAAGACAAAGAACTTCATAGTTGCCGGGGGtttgacaacttttgttttTGGGGCATACTTCTACACCATGAGAGCAGTTGGAGGTACTGATGAACTGCAAGTAGCAATAGATAAGTTTGAAGCCGACAAGAGCACCAAAGAAGGTGAATCAAGCATTCCATCAAAGGCCTAGAGCTAGTTGCTTCCAGtacaaaaataatactttggtTGTACGCAATGTTTTGGTCTGGAAATAGTTAAAGTGTGATTTTGAATCTTGTATTTAATAAAGTTTAGGATAAAACTTACAAACTGTACCTTAAGGCTTAAGTACTTACTGTTCCTGCTATTGTCCAATTGAAACATGATAACAGTTGGATTAAGTATTTCACGTGAGACTCAGTATCTCCTATTAGATGATAGCTAGTTAACGACGTTAACCAATATTTTTCCCCATTAGGCGCAATTCTTTTTTCCTCTTATCGTTTTACATGAAACATTGTCGACGGATAAAATAATTTAGGATGCTTTTGTTagtttgtgttaatttttttatcatcgatttttaaaaatatctgaaactatttttatttgtttattattaaacAATTACCTTGctcaaaaaatgattttaaactaGTTCATATCTTTCGtcattgttttgaaaaaaataatagattttGAGAAAAATCAACCCTAAAAGCTTTTCGTTTCAGTAAAAAAATGATctcatatacattttttaaatgatattatAATTAAGGATATGATTAGGATTGGGAATGATACTATTAGAGATAGTTTgtggtagcacctatagtaaaAAAAACGGTAGGAATTATGTTTAGCTAATTTGTAtatgtagagagaagacatgTAATTGATGCAGTACGAAAAGTAGATATGATGAAAGAGAGTTAGATCagaagaggtagaggaagacttaaaaaaaactttgagaaactattaagaaagatttagAGGTTAATGAGTTGAATctaaatatgatttatgatagaacattatgaccTAATTTGATCCATATAACCATTCCTATTTAGTGGGATATGATTTGGTTGTTCAATATTATATTAAGAACATATAAAATTGATGTTAACTACTTCTCATATCTCATAGTAAACGTCGCATTTGCATTTTGTTTATATCTCAATAATTGTCACTAAAATGGAGCTGGATAACTCAATTTGTTTGAAttcaggaagaaaaaaaaagtttgacatTTAGTTCAAACACGGAccaagaatatatatatatttttagggaagccaagaaaaaaacattaattttatttttgtggtggccgagtGTTGAATCCagactttgcatatattttaCATTATCCATATCAACCGAGCTAAACTCACGATGacagaaaaaattattaatttaacatagtacaaacatttttaattcaaaaacaaaattgtcataTATAATTTCCATTCAACATTTATGATTGGAGTATTTTTCACTATTTACGGTAGACACACATTCcagaaaaaaataagtttacacACATTCCAAAATGAAACTAGACATAagaattttagaaaataatttctcTAAAATAATGGGTTATAAGCGGCGGTGTTCGTTCATAAACTGACCTGTATTAAaccactttaattttttttaaagaattaaacCACTTTAATTGTTGGTTCAGTTCTTAAAAACTACTCCCTCCTTTccaatataagcaaaaaaaacacattttctttgtcccaaaatataataaaaaaagataaacttttatctttttcaatatttttttttgttattctcataaaattaaatgcaaattacattcaattttctctttctttcattttttccataaccaatagccaatgaaaattgtttttacatctttctataaaactttttccaaagaaaacacaaaaactatactccaaatttttatgttttagttttcttaataagtgtgatttttatttttttacttataatttaggacggagggaatactttaataaaaagataaatgttaacgagtgtctccggaacactctttaaacactttaaataataagtttttattgaaaagttattgaatgcattggaaattgtaatagtttatttttaaaaagaataatgaCTAAATTGGTTAATTTCTCAAAATAGTTACGATACAGTTTAGAACCGATTCAAAAccgatttataatttttaaatcggtttaattcaattaaccggTTCAGaaccagtttttttttaaggcaaattttatggtacactTAAAAGTTTGAGTGTACCGAAACAccaatttgttaaaataataattaaatgagttgatttttgaagaaaagtaattattttctgtaattgacaattatcaaaattaaatattatttaccaaaagcgtcaacaaaataaaatataatttttctgaatttttattagacttaattgcacttttggacccctatctttccaaaagttgcggttatggacccctaactaatttaaatacaaaacagccccctatgttttgattctttggcagttttgaacccccagtccagtgttgactcggtcaacgctgacgggcaccctaagtgaggtgccacatgtcaaattttttatttttattttgccttgggggccaaaactgccaaagaatcaaaacatagggggctgttttgtatttaaattagttaggggtccataactgcaacttttggaaagataggggtccaaaagtgcaattaagcctttttattacttataacAAAGAatagagtttttctacttgcaccctagttaatcatggttgcaccccaaaatgacaagattaccctttcataaaatttgattttcaaaaagccaAAATTCGAAacaaatcaggttagcaagtgttgttcttcaatcgattgcgtttttcttgttatgggttctcagttctgattttgtgttttccttgttctgcgattcacagttctgcgattttgtaaactcagtttaagtaggttcatgtaaactcagtttaagtaggttcatgtaaactcagatTAAGTtggttcatgttaactcaatttaagtaggtttatgtaaactcagtttaagtaggtacatgtaaacttagtttacatgaacatacttaaactgaatttaagttaaccttgccaatgtaaattaaaaccgtaatcgtacagtgcatcattgcagttgaaggaaaaaaattgaaactagcaaatagaagaagaaattcacttacttatatccaattgagtatggatgaaaaatattttaattcactctttaattttcatggagattgatattgaacatcaaatttttttatcgaTCGTTTTGTGGGGTGAAAGAtggtgaaactcactgacaatgaataaaattagggttttaagaaaatttatataaaagggcaattttgatattataaaaaaaatttaagaaaatttgggtgtaaccagaaaaacatggggtgtaaatagaaaaactccaaagaatattgattattttttataagaaatgttagcaatttaatattatttttttaaacaatggaATGATATTTATgagatgatgttttctaaaatataaacattgataaatagctttttatttcataaaataatcgttaatttatcaattgtttatgaaaatccATTAAATCAGTTATTGCATGTGTATTTTGTTAGGGGTCATCCTCCATCTGGAGCAGAAATTGAAGCTATTGAGAAACAATGTGGTGGCATTCCATTGAAACGTCTGATCACAGAAGGAAGGGAcagtttcttttcttcttacAATGTTGAACTTCCAGTTCTGTCCTGAATTTTTGGTACCAATCCTGCATTTCCACTCTGGCCTGATCTGAAAAGGTAGCTAAggattttaatgataaaaaaggTTGCACAATCCAATTATGTGCAAGAAAGCTTCAGAATCTGTTGTGGTTAACCTCTCTTTGCAAACGGACTCGAGGGTGATCACAATGGGTGCTTGAACATACGATTACTGCATATGTTGTTCAATCAACTAttgtaatttcattttgaaatcTTAGGATACATTAAACATTACAATTGAAAGCAATTACTTTCAATTTCTACTGATTTGGCATTCATGCTCTCAAATGTTATCAATCACTGATATGCTCTCTTTTGATGAATGTGGTTTTCCGGTCTCAGGAAACATCTTGTTTTGTGGTTGTTCCAGAGTTGTTTCTAGGGTTAATTAggattaataaatttttatctatGGATTAGTGATGGTTGCAAAGGTTTGACAGTTAGATCTTGCAAGCATAAATGGTTTCCCTACCAACTCCCAACTTATTTAACTACTTTAAATCACAGCTCACAATTAAGGATATGATATTCATAATTAGGCTCGATTGACTGTTTAGAgcatattaatatattattatatttcacaAGTCTAACCACTTTTGTAAGAGCAGTGGTATGAGAAAAATCACcttcaatttcaataaaataacaaaTGCCAAGTACACATACAAATGTTTGTGAGTACTGGAAATATATAGCATGAAAGAGAATAATCATTTTCGATGATTTGAGTACATAACAAAAATGCCAATGTACACATCTTGAGAATCTAAAGCCTTTTGCTAGCATATTCATCTTTTCCAACTACTGCTCTGCTCTCTCTTGTGACCCTTCAGGCAGCACATGCGTTTTACCCCTCCAGCTCGATCATCTACATTTCccaataaataaagaaaatgtaacCTCAAAACAAGTTCTCTTTTACTCATACCAAAGTGGCGTACCTTCACCAGTGTGCTACCAGAAGCTTTGACCACTTGCTTTCGCTTGTCTTGCAAGTCGTCAAATCCATCCATTACATCTTCAGCATCATAGCATATATTTTGAATCTGCCTCAGCCATTCACGCACCCCATGCTTTTGATCCTTCTTGCACTCAGCATCCGACAATACACCACTGACAATTGAGAGAGTGTCTTTGGACCCTTGGAGATTGTTGgaatttagaaaagaaattaagcAGACTTATGAGTTCTGAAGACTGAAACACACAAATTTCATTCCTTCTAACAACCTTTAAATACAAGAAATTCATAATcagaaataaacaaaagaaaaactgcCTATAAATTTGTAACAGACAACATAAATCTGTAACCTCCCATAATTCCTATAATTAAAATCATAACAATCATAACCATAAATACTACAATAAACTCTAATAATAGGTTCTGATCCATATTCTCAACACTCCTCCTTGGATCAGAAGCTATTGACACCAAGCTTCTCTCTCAAGTTCTCAAATCTTCCTTTTGAAAGAGTCTTTGTAAAGATGTCTGCCAATTGGTCTTCTGTCTTGCAATATTGTAACAAGACTTCTCCTTCCTTTTGGACTTCTCTAAGAAAGTAGAGCTTAATATTGAAGTGCTTCGTCTTCCCATGAAAGACAGAATTGTTAGAGATTGCAATTGCTGCTTGATTATCTACAAACACCCTAGTTGGTTCTGCTTGAGTCATCTGTAGATCAACTAGAATTTTTCTCAGCCATAGAACTTGATTAACAGCTGCAGCAGCAGCAATGAATTCTGCTTCTGCAGTTGACTGTGCTACAATATCTTGTTTCTTTGAAGACCAAGAAAACATTCCAGAACCAAGTGTAAAACAATAACCTGATGTGCTTTTCATATCATCCAATGATCCTCCCCAATCACTGTCAGAaaatccatgaaaattaaagtctTGATTGTAATTGAACCATACTCCATAATCAAGAGTACCTTTGATATATCTAAGCACACGTTTAGCAGCTTGAAGATGCACTTCTTTTGCACAATGAATGAATCTTGAGAGAATGCTCACAGCATGCATAATGTCAGGTCTTGTTGCTGTAAGGTACATGAGGCAGCCAATAAGACTTCTAAAATCAGTTTCATCAACCTTTTCTGCACCATCTTCCTTGCCTAGCTTCAATTTAAGAACCATTGGAGTATCCACATGCTTACAGTTCTCCATCTGAaacttcttcaaaatctcttttgcaTATTTCTTCTGACTGATAAAGattcctttttcattttgtttgacTTCCATTCCGAGAAAAAATGCCATTTCTCCACAATCAGTCATTTCAAAGACCTTCATCATATCTTGCTTAAACTCTTCAACAAACACATTATTGCTTCCTGTAACCAAAAGATCATCCACATACAgagaaacaattaaaatatcaGAACTCAAGCACTTCACATAAAGAGTTGACTCGCTGAGGCTCTTTGTAAAGCCAATACTCAGCAAGTACTCATCAATCCGGCTATACCAGGCCCTTGGAGCCTGCTTCAAACCATACAAGGCCTTTTTCAGCAAATAAACCTTGTCTTCCTGCCCTTCAACTTCAAATCCTTCTGGTTGTTCAACATATATCTCCTCTTGCAAATAACCGTTGAGAAAAGCAGATTTCACATCTAGTTGAAACACCTTCCAACCCTTTTGTGCTGCCAAAGCAAGGGCCAATCTGATTGTATCAAGCCGAGCCACTGGTGCAAATGTTTCGGAAAAATCAACTCCAAATACTTGAGCGTAACCCTTCACTACAAGTCTGGCCTTGTGCTTATTAATGGAGCCATCTGCATTGAGTTTGGTTCTAAACACCCACTTTACACCAATAACATTTTTGTGTTGGGGTCTAGAAACCAATTCCCATGTTTTGTTCTTCTCAATCATGTTAAGCTCCTCCTGCATTGCAACAATCCACTTTGGATCCTTTTTCGCTTCTGCAAAATTTTCAGGCTCTAACACAGCAACATTACACGTTTCATAAATGTCAAAAAGCAATCTAGTTCCTCTAACAGGTGGATCATCTATATGTTCATCTTTCATTAAAGATAAATCAGAAAATTGATTCTGATTATCTTTCTCCCAACTCCATTGTTTTTCTTCAGCAAAATGAACATCTCTACTTATTAGAATCTTACCAGTTTGTGGTTGAAAGACTCTATAAGCCTTTGAAGTTGTGCTATAGCCAATAAAGATTCCTACCTCTGCCTTTTTATCTAACTTGTCTCTTTTCACCTTTGGCACATGAGTAAAACAAATACATCCAAAAACtttaagattttgaacaaaagGTTTATGACCATACCATACTTCAAAAGGAGTTTTTCCTTGAACAGCCTTTGTAGGAAGCCTATTTAATAGAAACACGGCTGTATTAGCAGCTTCAGCCCAGAATTTCTTTGGAAGGCCTTTTTCATGCATCATACATCTAGCCATCTCCATTATTGTTCTATTCTTCCTCTCGACTACTCCGTTTTGCTGTGGAGTGTAAGGAGTAGTAAGCTGGTGTTCAATTCCCGCCTCTTcacaaaaagaattaaattgatCTGATACATACTCCTTTCCGTTGTCCGACCTTATGACTTGAATTTTACAATCACATTGATTTTCAATCCAAGTCTTAAACCTCCAAAAAACTTCTGCAACTTCAGACTTAAATCTCAAGAAATAAATCCAGCACATTCTAGTAAAATCATCAATAAAGGCAATGTAATATCGACTTCCCTTTAAAGATATTTCAGGTTGTGGTCCTCCGAGGTCTGTATGAATCAGCTGCAATTTTTGTGATGCTCTccaatttgattgaggaaatgGTAGCCTGAATTGCTTCCCGTATTGGCATGCACTACAGCTACTGACATAGTCTTCTAATGATGGCAAGCCTTCCacaatattatgttttttaacaTACAGCAGTGCAGCATGGTTGAAATGTCCCAATCGTTTATGCCAAAGCTCAGTAGCACTGATTGGACTTGAAACAGCAGCCTGCACCTCTTCCATAAGATCTAAAGAGAAGCTTTTTCCCTTCATTTTGACCTTAAACAGATCATGCCCATTTGCATCTTGAATTAAACACATTTTATCTTCAAACAACACTTTGTAACCTTTTTCAAGTAATTGCCCAACACTCAACAGATTTTGATGAATATCTGGTACATAAAGCACATCAGTAATGATTTTAGTACCTGAGTAGCTTTCAATTGCAATTGTGCCCTTTCCTTTAACTGAAATGCACTCTCCATTGccgattttgacttttgaaatgGTTGTTTTATCCAACTCCTTGAACAACTCCTCATCATTGGTCATATGATGTGTACATCCACTATCAATTAGCCAACTTTCACCATGATTGTTAGTGGAAAAACAAGTTGCTACAAATAATTGCTCCTCATCATCTTGTTGATCAGCCACTTGAGCTTCAGATTGAGCCTGCCTTTTGTTCTTGCAAATTTTTGCAATGTGTCCAAGCTGGTTGCATTTGTTGCAGCGTATGTCAGGCCTCTTCCAGCATCTAAAGTGTGGATGATTTCTTTTTCCGCAATGCTGACATGCAGGATTATTTGTCTTCTCGTCATCAGCTTTACTGCTCCATTTGTTGGAACTTTCTCCTTTCTCTGAGTTGTTCCATTGgccctttttcttctttcctttgtgACTTTGACTGAGCTTCAGTTTAGCTTGCAATGCACCTTCAATTGTGCCTTCCTCCCTCATAAGTCTCCTTTGTTCTTGGGTTTGCAAAGCATACACCAATTCTGACAAAGTAATTGTTGACATATCTTTGGAATTTTCCAAAGAGGAAATGGTGGATTCAAACCTTTCAGGAACAGTTACAAGGATTTTTTGGACAATCCTTATATCAGAAAACTCACCTCCTAGCAACCTCACATTGTTGACAATGCTTAGAAGTTTGTCAGCATACTCCTTGATTGTTTCTGACTCCTTCATCCGCTGCATCTCAAACTCCCTGATCAAATTCAGCACTTGCATCCCTTTGACTTTCTCATTTCCTTCATACTCTTGTTTGAGAAAATCCCAAATTGCTTTTGCTGACATCAGAGTCATGATTCTTGTGAAGATTGCTTCAGAAACAGCAGAAAATAGATAAGACTTTGCCTTCGATTTTCGCTGCTTTCTCTccttatgattttttatttgtgcAATTGTTGGATTGTCTGGTAATGGCTCAATCTCATAATCATCCTCAACAGCCTCCCAAAGATCATGAGCGTCAAGATAAGCCTCCATTCTGGTTGCCCATAGGTGATAATTCTCACCCTCAAAGATTGGCAATTTTATGGCTGAGTTATCAGAGTGCATTTTCAACTCTTTGGTAAGTGTTTGGGTGTTTAGCGGAACTCTCAACCTCACCAGGTCCCTCAAGAACAAGAATGCTCTTGATACCACTGTTGgaatttagaaaagaaattaagcAGACTTATGAGTTCTGAAGACTGAAACACACAAATTTCATTCCTTCTAACAACCTTTAAATACAAGAAATTCATAATcagaaataaacaaaagaaaatctgCCTATAAATTTGTAACAGACAACATAAATCTGTAACCCATAATTCCTATAATTAAAATCATAACAATCATAACCATAAATACTACAATAAACTCTAATAATAGGTTCTGATCCATATTCTCAACAGAGATCTTTATACACATCATAGGCACGAGAAGCTTCTTCATAAGCATAAGATGCAAGTTTTCCTAATAGTGAATGAACAATATCAAAGGCAAATGATTCAGCCATGGAAATGAGGGAAGAGAAGaaatggttatgatttggtgtcTAAGGatgattcttcatcttcttcagaTCCATACTTACTGTCTGATAATATCACCAAGTCAAACTTGGCGTctttgctttttttattttatttcattttgtctTCCATGTTTCATTATTTGATATTATTGCATTTTTATGACTGAGTGAGCCTATAGGGTATACACAGCCTTTTTAATTCTCTCATGTAACTTCCATTTGtaggaaccttttcttttttaatcttCATTTGTCCATTAAATTCTAGGAAAGTTTTGTCGCGTATAGTGTCTTTCATGTAATTTGATTCAAGCAAGCATCATGTCTACTAATTTCACTTGCATGTGGCTGTAAATTAATTTGCTAAATGACTATCATTGTTTGAGCATGTTGTCATGCAGTCAACGGCCATTCTGTCAAATTAAAAGGAACTAAATTGGTTGTACAGAGGTGCCCTGTTTGGTCttataaatttatcaaattaaaaaacataattgtaATTTACAGAATCTAAAGCTTCAGGATGACATAATTTTTCTCCAACTGTAACAACTAGTCTAAGCTTTCTTGTCTTCCTGTCTCCCTCCAAGCTGCCTCCTCATCTATACCATAAAACATGTACTTTTTCATGAAACAGTACCACAATatgaaaattacaaatttacTGTTGGAATTTTGTAATCTCATTCAATTGGTAAAAGTAGGACTTACAAGAAAAGGTTAAAGTTACAAAGAATTTGTTGTGTTACTTGAAGCTTTGAACTAACGAACATTAGCAACAACGAATGGAAATAACTAATTGGTGGTTACATATCATCCTACTCGGCATACTTTGTAAAGATCATTAAACAAGGTGATATCAGGGATCATAATGGTTGATTATTACCTTTAAATCTAATTCAGTCATTTTAACatctatttgataaaaaataatataaaaacgagaaagaaaactaaataaatgaataaaagacaagcgcacacacacacacgatATATGAGAACACAAGTCGATAACTACAAATACATAAACATACAATAGATGATTTGGAGTGAGAATTAAAACTCAGGAATGACAATTTAGCCCAAACTTAGAAAAAGGAGTGATAAATGTGTATCTTCAAGTCAATGACTTCATTTTTGGTTTCCAATGGAAATGTGCTTGACGTGAGCAATCATGGGCCAGTACTCGCCAACTTTAGGCTGACATTTTTGGCTCAACTCCCGACAATGATATATGCACAAATCTTCAAGTGCAGTGTGGCGATGAAATTCATTCTGAAGAGTTACCAATTTTGGACAAAGACGAATATGGAGCCTCTTAAGATGAGTCATTGTGAGACACTCGGGGAGCATCACAAGATTTCGAAACCATTTAATTACCAAGGTCTCTAAAGTGTCTGCTGCACCTGCAATCCATATTGGCAGTATCGTAATCCGTGGAAAATTCTCAAGATAAAGATGTTTAATCTTCAACCTGTGAAATCGCTCAACGTTTTCCAACGACGGATATAACATTATATAGTCTGCATGGCACAAAGTCTGTAATTCAGGAAAACAGTAGAGAGATAAGGTTGTCAAGCTTCTACATGATTGAACAATCAACGTTTCAAGGGAAGTAAGTTGTTTTGACCC containing:
- the LOC11416137 gene encoding uncharacterized protein, coding for MAGVLGYSGLAPKTKNFIVAGGLTTFVFGAYFYTMRAVGGTDELQVAIDKFEADKSTKEGESSIPSKA